NNNNNNNNNNNNNNNNNNNNNNNNNNNNNNNNNNNNNNNNNNNNNNNNNNNNNNNNNNNNNNNNNNNNNNNNNNNNNNNNNNNNNNNNNNNNNNNNNNNNNNNNNNTTCGTATTACATTCGTCTTCAGTtttgatatatacagatatgtgaatGAGGATCAATGAAACAGTGTTGAATTCACTGATTAAATACAGCATTTTCTTTCCATGCTACTcgtaatatgtatagatacagtTATTTATTCTTAGAGAGCTAAATATGATTTCACAANNNNNNNNNNNNNNNNNNNNNNNNNNNNNNNNNNNNNNNNNNNNNNNNNNNNNNNNNNNNNNNNNNNNNNNNNNNNNNNNNNNNNNNNNNNNNNNNNNNNNNNNNNNNNNNNNNNNNNNNNNNNNNNNNNNNNNNNNNNNNNNNNNNNNNNNNNNNNNNNNNNNNNNNNNNNNNNNNNNNNNNNNNNNNNNNNNNNNNNNNNNNNNNNNNNNNNNNNNNNNNNNNNNNNNNNNNNNNNNNNNNNNNNNNNNNNNNNNNNNNNNNNNNNNNNNNNNNNNNNNNNNNNNNNNNNNNNNNNNNNNNNNNNNNNNNNNNNNNNNNNNNNNNNNNNNNNNNNNNNNNNNNNNNNNNNNNNNNNNNNNNNNNNNNNNNNNNNNNNNNNNNNNNNNNNNNNNNNNNNNNNNNNNNNNNNNNNNNNNNNNNNNNNNNNNNNNNNNNNNNNCCGCATGCACCTAACGCGTTTGCGGGAAACCCCAGTATGGCACTGGGGTCTCCCGCAAGGATTAACATNNNNNNNNNNNNNNNNNNNNNNNNNNNNNNNNNNNNNNNNNNNNNNNNNNNNNNNNNNNNNNNNNNNNNNNNNNNNNNNNNNNNNNNNNNNNNNNNNNNNNNNNNNNNNNNNNNNNNNNNNNNNNNNNNNNNNNNNNNNNNNNNNNNNNNNNNNNNNNNNNNNNNNNNNNNNNNNNNNNNNNNNNNNNNNNNNNNNNNNNNNNNNNNNNNNNNNNNNNNNNNNNNNNNNNNNNNNNNNNNNNNNNNNNNNNNNNNNNNNNNNNNNNNNNNNNNNNNNNNNNNNNNNNNNNNNNNNNNNNNNNNNNNNNNNNNNNTGTCTTCTcatatttaaaactattattagtTACCtttaatgtctgttttttttatcattaagtcTTTCTGAAATATCAGTTATATTCGCCACATGAATGTTCTCATTTCTTTGCCTCTTACATATCTTTTGCATCTACCTTGTTACGAAATCTGAAGAGATAAACACTCCTATTGCAATGTCTTCTGAAAGAATTTAGCAACACAGGCTTTAAGTTCCTACGACNNNNNNNNNNNNNNNNNNNNNNNNNNNNtcaagataaagaaagaggtatAAACTTTTTATCGTATATATTTGTTAAAAGGtacaaacaatagtaataaaatattaactgaCCATATTGACTTAGAGGTAAGTTTTACTCAAAAAGGTGGAACTGTTCTTTCCCTAATGTTTAAGGGCCAGAATACAAAGTGGATGGAGTGCCAGCACTGCTTCCACTTCCTCCAAATCCTCCACTANNNNNNNNNNNNNNNNNNNNNNNNNNNNNNNNNNNTCCACTTACGCCACCGAAATCTCCACTTACTCCACCTGCATCGCCGAATCCTCCATTTCCACCACTACCGCCAAATCCTCCATCGCCTCCAAAGCCACCTGATCCACTACCGCCAAATCCTCCATCGCCTCCAAAGCCACCTGATCCTCCAGTGCCTCCGATCACTTGACCACCAGCACTAGCGGCAGCATTAAGAGCAGTTTCAAGATCCACGCCAATAGGAAGAGTTGGGTTCTCTCCCTCTTCGTAGTTGACAAAGTAAACCTCGGGGTTGGTAGCTGGAGGAGCAGTAACCTCGATTACTCGTTGGCCTCCTGCTCCGTCGTTCTTGTTCAGGACATACACGATGTTCTCTTGCCTTGGTGGAGGAACAATGATGGGTTCAGGTCCTGCTCCTCCTTCAGGAAGACGCACGAACAGAACGTTATGGTCAACTCTTGGTGGTGGGACACTTGGTGGTGGACCGCTTGGTTGCTGAGATTGTTCAGGagcatcatacacaaacacatttcttGTGATTACAGGAACAACACAAGATCCATCCACATGCAGGATCTCTCCATCACGACACACACCAGCGTGACCTCCAGATCCACCACCAAATCCACCGCTGCTTCCACCTGAGATTCCTCCACCAGACACTCCACCGCCACTTGAGAATCCTACACCAGAGATTCCTCCGCTGCTTGAAAATCCTCCACCGGAGACTCCACTGCCACTAGAGAAGCCACTTCCAGATGAGTGACCTCCACTATGGGAAAATCCACTTCCCGATGGCGAGGCCAAATTGTAGCCTTGAGGTGCCGCGTAAGCTGCGACCACGAGTGCCGAGAGTACCTTTCGAAAATACAAGTGGAGTGAATATATTTTgtaagataattattttaataatgcatatataNNNNNNNNNNNNNNNNNNNNNNNNNNNNNATGTGACCTCTGTTTACCTGAATCTATATACGTGAGTGTTCTTAGGTTTCGTGTTATGTATCTTTTGTTATGTCAATTTGCATCTGAATGTGTCTGTGAGTGGGCTCGTGTAGTTCCGTTTGAAGAACAGGGTGCATAATATAAAGTAACAAAATTTTACTATAACTACTTCCTTCCCATTTCAGTGTACGGGGTAGGAAATACCACTCACCAAGAGCTTCATGGTGGAAGATGCTGGCTTGCGCAGTCAAGCTCCGCCTTATatacttccattctctctctttcctctcacactCCCAGTCATCCCAGTTTCTTCTCATACTCAGTTCCtcgcgtagtttttttttttcaggattacTTTTATCCTATAGTGCTTACAGAACGCTGTGGGTATTCGGAGAAANNNNNNNNNNNNNNNNNNNNNNNNNNNNNNNNNNNNNNNNNNNNNNNNNNNNNNNNNNNNNNNNNNNNNNNNNNNNNNNNNNNNNNNNNNNNNNNNNNNNNNNNNNNNNNNNNNNNNNNNNNNNNNNNNNNNNNNNNNNNNNNNNNNNNNNNNNNNNNNNNNNNNNNNNNNNNNNNNNNNNNNNNNNNNNNNNNNNNNNNNNNNNNNNNNNNNNNNNNNNNNNNNNNNNNNNNNNNNNNNNNNNNNNNNNNNNNNNNNNNNNNNNNNNNNNNNNNNNNNNNNNNNNNNNNNNNNNNNNNNNNNNNNNNNNNNNNNNNNNNNNNNNNNNNNNNNNNNNNNNNNNNNNNNNNNNNNNNNNNNNTCATTTCAAATAAGGTATGGGTATTCACAATCAATAAATGCAAGTTTATAGTCATAAGTACAGAGCAACAGGTAGcctataatatgtaaataatgtaacttaattTCCTAATATTTTTAGAATACTGATTTTGATTCTACATATAATTAGAACCGTTATTAATGATGAATATAGCAACACCAATATAGATGTTTACACTTTTAATTATCTAAtgccattgctattactattacaaatatCACTGGTTGTATTATCACTGTCTTTAGGATATAATTCGgatgctatatataaatagaaaggtcATATTGACTATTTGAACAACCATATCAAAATTTNNNNNNNNNNNNNNNNNNNNNNNNNNNNNNNNNNNNNNNNNNNNNNNNNNNNNNNNNNNNNNNNNNNNNNNNNNNNNNNNNNNNNNNNNNNNNNNNNNNNNNNNNNNNNNNNNNNNNNNNNNNNNNNNNNNNNNNNNNNNNNNNNNNNNNNNNNNNNNNNNNNNNNNNNNNNNNNNNNNNNNNNNNNNNNNNNNNNNNNNNNNNNNNNNNNNNNNNNNNNNNNNNNNNNNNNNNNNNNNNNNNNNNNNNNNNNNNNNNNNNNNNNNNNNNNNNNNNNNNNNNNNNNNNNNNNNNNNNNNNNNNNNNNNNNNNNNNNNNNNNNNNNNNNNNNNNNNNNNNNNNNNNNNNNNNNNNNNNNNNNNNNNNNNNNNNNNNNNNNNNTGGTGGTGGNNNNNNNNNNNNNNNNNNNNNNNNNNNNNNNNNNNNNNNNNNNNNNNNNNNNNNNNNNNNNNNNNNNNNNNNNNNNNNNNNNNNNNNNNNNNNNNNNNNNNNNNNNNNNNNNNNNNNNNNNNNNNNNNNNNNNNNNAACAGTATTGAAAATTGTATGGGTTATCATTACTGAGGTAGAGACCAGAACTGCAGTAAAATctgtaaaaaatatctataattacaataacgaaGATGGTTCTGAAATAATTATTGTATTCCTAGCATGTCTTCAATTTTGATATATACAGTTATTTGAATCAAGACCACTAAAAGACTGTTGAATTCATTAAGTAAATACAGTATTTTCCTTCCATCCTACtcgtaatatgtataaatatatttatgcattccgAGAGAGCTAAATATAATTTCACAATNNNNNNNNNNNNNNNNNNNNNNNNNNNNNNNNNNNNNNNNNNNNNNNNNNNNNNNNNNNNNNNNNNNNNNNNNNNNNNNNNNNNNNNNNNNNNNNNNNNNNNNNNNNNNNNNNNNNNNNNNNNNNNNNNNNNNNNNNNNNNNNNNNNNNNNNNNNNNNNNNNNNNNNNNNNNNNNNNNNNNNNNNNNNNNNNNNNNNNNNNNNNNNNNNNNNNNNNNNNNNNNNNNNNNNNNNNNNNNNNNNNNNNNNNNNNNNNNNNNNNNNNNNNNNNNNNNNNNNNNNNNNNNNNNNNNNNNNNNNNNNNNNNNNNNNNNNNNNNNNNNNNNNNNNNNNNNNNNNNNNNNNNNNNNNNNNNNNNNNNNNNNNNNNNNNNNNNNNNNNNNNNNNNNNNNNNTGTTTATTCCCATTTGCGCGGACATTGAAAACAAGCATGAATTTGGGCTTCAGTGCACGGGACACCACATCGGGTCTTCaattatttcttcgtttttccctCCGCGATGCCTTTAAGTTGTGCTGAATTTGGTTGTACAAACCTTAAGAAACCATAGtactaaaaaaaatggaaaacatatttaattttttttttttcattttggtaaaattttcttTCTACAATGTTCAtcggttttgttttgtatttccaTCAGTGTCAAATTATCATATTTAAGACAGAAGATGTTATTTACAGCACAAATAAAGTTTTTTGTTGGTAGTTTTGTCTGTTCTTGTTGTCTTTTATAGTAAAAGTCATGCTCACCCAACCATGTAAGTACAATGTGCTGCAATAACAGCGTCATCCTTCGTATTCAAAGCTACCCAGGGTGAATGGGGTGCTTCTTTTAGTCTTTGCGATGGCATAACATCAACCTTCATTGCGATAACATTGCGTTTTACATGATGATGCATCAATATTCTCACCCTGCCACTGTTAAATTGGTTATGGACCTCCAAACTTTGACGATTTTCTGTGGCTTCACGGGTGTAAATGTCGGGTGAATTAATTAGAAAGTCGTACATTTCAGGCCATTCAAGATTTGGCCCTTTTGGGGATCACTGCTCCAAGCATCGGCTGGCAGTTGATGCGGACACATTTCCAAGTCACAAAAGGATTAACTTTTGTAAATATCTAGCTTTTACATCTCTTTTAAGTTCTCCGTACCCCTATTAAGCCATGATAACAAAAGAACATAGATTTTAAACGTGAAATTTTGAGCAAGACTGAAAATTTCACACTGCagtatagtgataacaataagttTGTTTTACTGCAGCAAAACTGACGAATGGCTTTTGACTTACCATGGGAAACATGTATATGTTAAgtttgatttaatatatatgatatctcagACTTTTTTCNNNNNNNNNNNNNNNNNNNNNNNNNNNNNNNNNNNNNNNNNNNNNNNNNNNNNNagatttttttaaaaatatgaatctgtcctttttccctctcccttgccaTGAATATTAATCAGGTAAAGACGCTTATTGCAGTCTACTGAAAGAATTTAGTAGCAACACAACTTTTAGGACTAATTCGTCTAttgatttattcgtttattttcgaGATAAAGAAACAAGTATAaacttttttgtatgtatttggtaaaagttataaacaaaagtaataaaatattaactgaCTATATTGACATGAAGGTAGGTATTACCTAGGAAGGTGGAAGTTCCCTAATGTTTAGGGGCCAGAATATAAAGTGGATGGAGTACCAGCACTGCTTCCACTTCCTCCAAATCCTCCACTACTTCCTGCTCCACTTCCGCTAAAGCCTCCGCTTCCTCCACTTACGCCACTGAAACCTCCACTTACTCCACCTGCACCGCCGAATCCTCCATTTCCACCACTACCGCCAAAACCACCTGCTCCACTACCGCCAAATCCTCCATCGCCTCCAAAACCCCTGATCCACTACCGCCAAATCCTCCATCGCCTCCAAAGCCACCTGATCCACTACCGCCAAATCCTCCATCGCCTCCAAATCCACCTGATCCTCCGGTGCCTCCGATCACTTGACCACCAGCACTAGCGGCAGCATTAAGAGCAGTTTCAAGATCCACGCCAATAGGAAGAGTTGGGTTCTCTCCCTCTTCGTAGTTGACAAAGTAAACCTCGGGGTTGGTAGCTGGAGGAGCAGTAACCTCGATTACTCGCTGGCCTGCTGCTCCATCGTTCTTGTTCAGGACATACACGATGTTCTCTTGCCTTGGTGGAGGAACAATGATGGGTTCAGGTCCTGCTCCTCCTTCAGGAAGACGCACGAACAGAACGTTATGGTCAACTCTTGGTGGTGGGACACTTGGTGGTGGACCGCTTGCTAGCTGAGGTTGTTCAGGAGCATCATACAGGAAAACATTTCTCGTGATTACAGGAACAACACAAGATCCATCCACATGCAGGATCTCTCCATCACGACACCCACCAGCGTGACCTCCAGATCCACCATCAAATCCACCGCTGCTTCCGCCGGAGAATCCTCCACCAGACACTCCACCGCCACTTGAGAATCCTACACCAGAGATTCCACCATCACTTGAAAATCCTCCGCCAGAGATTCCTCCGCTGCTTGAAAATCCACCACCAGAGATTCCACCGCCACTGGAGAATCCTCCACCGGAGACTCCGCCGCCACTAGAGAAACCACTTCCGGATGAGTGACCTCCACCGTGGGAAAATCCACCTCCCGATGGCGAGGCCAAATTGTAGCCTTGAGGTGCCGCGTAAGCTGCGACCACGAGTGCCGAGAGTACCTTTAGAATATACAAGTAGAGTGAATATATTTTCAAAgggattatttatatcatgaattGTTTTCGCATTATGTGACCTTTCTATATCTGAATCTATATACGTGTGTTCTTAGGTTTGGGTGTtgtatctgagtgtgtgtataagtgaGTGTGCTCGTGTGATTTCGTTTGAAGAATAGGATGCACAATGTGAAGTAACTAAATTTTACTATAACTACTTCCTTCTCATATCAGCGTAAGGAGTAGGAAGTACCACTCACCAAGAACCTCATGGTGGACGATTACTGACTCGTCCAGCCAAACTCCAGCCTTAtatatttccattctctctctttcctctcgcacTCCAGTGACCCCAATTTCTTCTCGTCCCCAGTTCctcgcttagtttttttttcgtaaggaTTACCTTTATCGTATTGTGCTTAGAGAACGCTGTGGGTATtcgaataaaatatatttgtaagttTGGTTTACTCTCAAACATGCTCATNNNNNNNNNNNNNNNNNNNNNNNNNNNNNNNNNNNNNNNNNNNNNNNNNNNNNNNNNNNNNNNNNNNNNNNNNNNNNNNNNNNNNNNNNNNNNNNNNNNNNNNNNNNNNNNNNNNNNNNNNNNNNNNNNNNNNNNNNNNNNNNNNNNNNNNNNNNNNNNNNNNNNNNNNNNNNNNNNNNNNNNNNNNNNNNNNNNNNNNNNNNNNNNNNNNNNNNNNNNNNNNNNNNNNNNNNNNNNNNNNNNNNNNNNNNNNNNNNNNNNNNNNNNNNNNNNNNNNNNNNNNNNNNNNNNNGTTACTTtcaagaaaggaaggggaattcACAATTACTAAATGCGAGTTTGAAGCCATGAATAAATACAGAGCAATAGATAGTTTATACTATGTAAATAATGCAGCATATTTTTTCACTATATTTAGATTGATGATTTTGATACTAAATACAATTAGATCTCTTAATAATAAGGACTATACGAACAACGATTTTGATGTTTCCATTTTTACCGAATTAATCCTTTGATATTACTGTTACAgcttctattattactactatttctgtcTTTAGGACATAATTGCGATGCCATATATAAGTAGAAAAGTCAATGATATTTACTNNNNNNNNNNNNNNNNNNNNNNNNNNNNNNNNNNNNNNNNNNNNNNNNNNNNNNNNNNNNNNNNNNNNNNNNNNNNNNNNNNNNNNNNNNNNNNNNNNNNNNNNNNNNNNNNNNNNNNNNNNNNNNNNNNNNNNNNNNNNNNNNNNNNNNNNNNNNNNNNNNNNNNNNNNNNNNNNNNNNNNNNNNNNNNNNNNNNNNNNNNNNNNNNNNNNNNNNNNNNNNNNNNNNNNNNNNNNNNNNNNNNNNNNNNNNNNNNNNNNNNNNNNNNNNNNNNNNNNNNNNNNNNNNNNNNNNNNNNNNNNNNNNNNNNNNNNNNNNNNNNNNNNNNNNNNNNNNNNNNNNNNNNNNNNNNNNNNNNNNNNNNNNNNNNNNNNNNNNNNNNNNNNNNNNNNNNNNNNNNNNNNNNNNNNNNNNNNNNNNNNNNNNNNNNNNNNNNNNNNNNNNNNNNNNNNNNNNNNNNNNNNNNNNNNNNNNNNNNNNNNNNNNNNNNNNNNNNNNNNNNNNNNNNNNNNNNNNNNNNNNNNNNNNNNNNNNNNNNNNNNNNNNNNNNNNNNNNNNNNNNNNNNNNNNNNNNNNNNNNNNNNNNNNNNNNNNNNNNNNNNNNNNNNNNNNNNNNNNNNNNNNNNNNNNNNNNNNNNNNNNNNNNNNNNNNNNNNNNNNNNNNNNNNNNNNNNNNNNNNNNNNNNNNNNNNNNNNNNNNNNNNNNNNNNNNNNNNNNNNNNNNNNNNNNNNNNNNNNNNNNNNNNNNNNNNNNNNNNNNNNNNNNNNNNNNNNNNNNNNNNNNNNNNNNNNNNNNNNNNNNNNNNNNNNNNNNNNNNNNNNNNNNNNNNNNNNNNNNNNNNNNNNNNNNNNNNNNNNNNNNNNNNNNNNNNNNNNNNNNNNNNNNNNNNNNNCGAAGATGGTTATGAAATAACTATTACTTTCGTATTACATTCGTCTTCAGTtttgatatatacagatatgtgaatGAGGATCAATGAAACACTGTTGAATGCACTGATTAAATACAGCATTTTCTTTGCATGCTACtcgtaatatgtataaatacagttATTCATTCTTAGAGAGCTAAATATGATTTCACAANNNNNNNNNNNNNNNNNNNNNNNNNNNNNNNNNNNNNNNNNNNNNNNNNNNNNNNNNNNNNNNNNNNNNNNNNNNNNNNNNNNNNNNNNNNNNNNNNNNNNNNNNNNNNNNNNNNNNNNNNNNNNNNNNNNNNNNNNNNNNNNNNNNNNNNNNNNNNNNNNNNNNNNNNtataatcatttattcatttaattgtgCATTNNNNNNNNNNNNNNNNNNNNNNNNNNNNNNNNNNNNNNNNNNNNNNNNNNNNNNNNNNNNNNNNNNNNNNNNNNNNNNNNNNNNNNNNNNNNNNNNNNNNNNNNNNNNNNNNNNNNNNNNNNNNNNNNNNNNNNNNNNNNNNNNNNNNNNNNNNNNNNNNNNNNNNNNNNNNNNNNNNNNNNNNNNNNNNNNNNNNNNNNNNNNNNNNNNNNNNNNNNNNNNNNNNNNNNNNNNNNNNNNNNNNNNNNNNNNNNNNNNNNNNNNNGCTATACAGTATATAGAATTGACTCCGCATGCACCTAACGCGTTTGCGGGAAACCCTAGTATGGCACTGGGGTCTCCCGCAAGGATTAACATNNNNNNNNNNNNNNNNNNNNNNNNNNNNNNNNNNNNNNNNNNNNNNNNNNNNNNNNNNNNNNNNNNNNNNNNNNNNNNNNNNNNNNNNNNNNNNNNNNNNNNNNNNNNNNNNNNNNNNNNNNNNNNNNNNNNNNNNNNNNNNNNNNNNNNNNNNNNNNNNNNNNNNNNNNNNNNNNNNNNNNNNNNNNNNNNNNNNNNNNNNNNNNNNNNNNNNNNNNNNNNNNNNNNNNNNNNNNNNNNNNNNNNNNNNNNNNNNNNNNNNNNGGTCTTCTCATATTCAAAACTATTATTAGTTACCTttaatgtctgtttttttattattaaatctttCTGAAATATCAGTTATATTCGCAACATGAATgttctcatttctttccctcttacaTATCTTTTGCATCTACCTTGTTACAAAATTTGAAGAGATAAACACTCCTATTGCAATGTCTTCTGAAAGAATTTAGCAAGAAAGGCTTAAGTTCCTACGACNNNNNNNNNNNNNNNNNNNNNNNNNNNNTCAAGGTAAAGAAACAAGTATAAACTTTTTATCgtatatatttgttaaaagttataaacaatagtaataaaatattaactgaCCATATTGACTTAGAGGTAAGTTTTACTCAAAAAGGTGGAACTGTTCTTTCCCTAATGTTTAAGGGCCAGAATACAAAGTGGATGGAGAACCAGCACTGCTTTCACTTCCTCCAAATCCTCCACTACTTCCTGCTCCACTTCCTCTAAAGCCTCCGCTTCCTCCAC
This genomic interval from Penaeus monodon isolate SGIC_2016 chromosome 22, NSTDA_Pmon_1, whole genome shotgun sequence contains the following:
- the LOC119587324 gene encoding LOW QUALITY PROTEIN: glycine-rich cell wall structural protein 1-like (The sequence of the model RefSeq protein was modified relative to this genomic sequence to represent the inferred CDS: inserted 1 base in 1 codon), with the translated sequence MRFLVLSALVVAAYAAPQGYNLASPSGGGFSHGGGHSSGSGFSSGGGVSGGGFSSGGGISGGGFSSSGGISGGGFSSDGGISGVGFSSGGGVSGGGFSGGSSGGFDGGSGGHAGGCRDGEILHVDGSCVVPVITRNVFLYDAPEQPQLASGPPPSVPPPRVDHNVLFVRLPEGGAGPEPIIVPPPRQENIVYVLNKNDGAAGQRVIEVTAPPATNPEVYFVNYEEGENPTLPIGVDLETALNAAASAGGQVIGGTGGSGGFGGDGGFGGSGSGGFGGDGGFGGSGSXGFGGDGGFGGSGAGGFGGSGGNGGFGGAGGVSGGFSGVSGGSGGFSGSGAGSSGGFGGSGSSAGTPSTLYSGP
- the LOC119586899 gene encoding PE-PGRS family protein PE_PGRS16-like — its product is MKLLVLSALVVAAYAAPQGYNLASPSGSGFSHSGGHSSGSGFSSGSGVSGGGFSSSGGISGVGFSSGGGVSGGGISGGSSGGFGGGSGGHAGVCRDGEILHVDGSCVVPVITRNVFVYDAPEQSQQPSGPPPSVPPPRVDHNVLFVRLPEGGAGPEPIIVPPPRQENIVYVLNKNDGAGGQRVIEVTAPPATNPEVYFVNYEEGENPTLPIGVDLETALNAAASAGGQVIGGTGGSGGFGGDGGFGGSGSGGFGGDGGFGGSGGNGGFGDAGGVSGDFGGVSGXXXXXXXXXXXXSGGFGGSGSSAGTPSTLYSGP